A genomic segment from Rickettsia endosymbiont of Lasioglossum villosulum encodes:
- the coxB gene encoding cytochrome c oxidase subunit II translates to MYFMKNVITLIGLVLFSSFCFASEPLPWQIGFQPPASPIMEELHKFHDFLLYISTAIVLFVAGLLVFVCIKFNARNNPVPAKFSHNILIEIIWTVIPIIILVIIAVPSFRILRHAEKIPEADLTIKVVGYQWYWHYIYPDHNDIEFDSVMISDENLKPDQKRLLDVDNRIVIPENATVRFLITAGDVIHSFAVPSLGFKIDAVPGRVNETWTRVAKKGVYYGQCSELCGINHGFMPIAIEVVSKEDFDNWVASKNKVAANGENSKLAAN, encoded by the coding sequence ATGTACTTTATGAAGAATGTTATTACTTTAATTGGCTTAGTTTTATTTAGTAGCTTTTGCTTTGCTTCTGAGCCTTTGCCTTGGCAAATTGGATTTCAGCCACCTGCAAGCCCGATCATGGAGGAGTTACATAAATTCCACGATTTCTTACTTTATATCTCTACTGCCATAGTTTTGTTTGTTGCAGGATTATTAGTTTTTGTATGTATTAAATTTAACGCAAGAAATAATCCAGTACCGGCAAAATTTTCGCATAACATTTTAATAGAAATAATTTGGACTGTAATACCTATAATAATTTTAGTTATTATTGCCGTGCCATCTTTTAGAATATTGCGTCATGCCGAAAAAATACCGGAAGCGGATTTAACTATTAAAGTAGTAGGCTACCAATGGTATTGGCATTATATATATCCTGATCATAATGATATAGAATTTGATAGTGTTATGATCTCAGATGAAAATCTAAAACCTGACCAAAAAAGATTATTAGATGTTGATAATAGAATAGTAATACCCGAGAATGCTACAGTTAGATTTTTAATTACAGCCGGTGACGTAATACATAGCTTTGCTGTTCCGTCTCTTGGTTTTAAAATAGATGCCGTACCCGGAAGAGTAAATGAAACATGGACAAGAGTCGCCAAAAAAGGTGTATATTACGGGCAGTGTTCCGAGCTTTGCGGAATCAATCACGGCTTCATGCCGATTGCTATAGAGGTAGTAAGCAAAGAAGATTTCGATAATTGGGTTGCGAGTAAGAATAAAGTTGCCGCAAACGGTGAGAATTCAAAATTGGCAGCTAATTAA
- the ctaD gene encoding cytochrome c oxidase subunit I — protein MDITTNDLNHDDHHTPHGWKRWLFSTNHKDIGIMYIIFAIFAGIVGGLFSLLFRLELAMPGGTFLNHDFQLYNVLITAHAVIMVFFMIMPALFGGFGNYFVPLLIGAPDMAFPRLNNISFWLLVLAFILLMGSAFVDGGPGTGWTLYPPLSSISGHPGAAVDMAIFSLHLTGLSSILGSINLIVTIFNMRAPGMGLFKMPLFVWSILVTAFLIILAMPVLGGAITMLLTDRNFGTTFFKTDGGGDPVLFQHLFWFFGHPEVYIVILPGFGIVSQVISTFSRKPIFGYQGMVGAMVIIGFVGFIVWAHHMFTVGLSYNALIYFTAGTMIIAIPTGIKIFSWIATMWGGSLTFPTPMLFSIGFIILFTIGGVTGIILSNSALDRVLHDTYYVVAHFHYTMSLGALFTAFAGFYYWFGKISGKQYPEILGKIHFWITFVGVNLTFFPQHFLGLAGMPRRIPDYPEAFAGWNMVSSIGAGISMAAALYFVFIVFYTLKYGKNCPNNPWGDGADTLEWTLTSPPPFHTFETPPHIEE, from the coding sequence ATGGATATAACTACTAACGATCTAAACCACGATGATCACCACACTCCGCACGGCTGGAAGAGGTGGCTGTTTTCTACTAATCACAAGGATATCGGCATTATGTATATCATATTTGCCATATTTGCCGGAATTGTCGGCGGGTTGTTTTCGCTGCTGTTTAGGCTAGAACTTGCAATGCCAGGCGGAACTTTCTTAAATCATGATTTCCAGCTATATAATGTACTGATTACTGCACATGCGGTGATTATGGTGTTCTTTATGATCATGCCGGCTTTGTTCGGTGGTTTCGGTAATTACTTTGTACCTTTACTAATAGGTGCTCCCGATATGGCATTCCCACGCCTCAACAATATCAGTTTCTGGCTGCTAGTTCTGGCTTTCATTTTACTTATGGGATCAGCGTTTGTTGACGGCGGACCAGGAACAGGCTGGACGCTCTACCCTCCTTTAAGTAGTATAAGCGGACATCCAGGAGCAGCGGTTGATATGGCTATTTTCAGTCTGCATTTAACAGGGCTTTCATCAATACTTGGCTCAATCAACTTAATCGTTACTATCTTTAATATGAGAGCACCCGGGATGGGACTATTCAAAATGCCGTTATTTGTCTGGTCTATTTTAGTTACTGCATTCTTGATAATTTTAGCTATGCCAGTGCTTGGTGGAGCTATTACCATGCTACTTACCGATCGTAATTTCGGTACTACTTTCTTTAAAACTGATGGTGGTGGTGATCCAGTATTATTTCAGCACTTATTTTGGTTTTTTGGTCACCCTGAAGTATATATCGTAATACTTCCAGGTTTTGGTATTGTAAGCCAAGTTATCTCTACTTTCTCACGTAAACCAATATTTGGCTATCAAGGCATGGTCGGAGCTATGGTAATAATCGGCTTTGTCGGGTTTATTGTATGGGCTCACCATATGTTTACAGTTGGGCTTTCTTACAACGCCCTTATATATTTTACTGCCGGAACAATGATTATCGCAATTCCAACAGGTATCAAAATATTTAGCTGGATCGCAACTATGTGGGGTGGCTCACTTACTTTCCCAACACCTATGCTATTCTCTATAGGATTTATTATATTATTCACGATCGGCGGCGTAACTGGCATAATCTTATCAAACTCGGCACTTGATAGAGTTCTGCACGATACATATTATGTTGTGGCACATTTCCATTATACGATGTCACTCGGTGCTTTATTCACTGCATTTGCCGGCTTTTATTACTGGTTCGGTAAAATATCAGGCAAGCAATATCCCGAGATCTTAGGCAAAATCCATTTCTGGATTACTTTCGTCGGTGTTAATTTAACTTTCTTCCCGCAACATTTCTTAGGACTTGCAGGTATGCCAAGAAGAATACCAGACTACCCTGAAGCTTTTGCCGGCTGGAATATGGTTTCATCGATAGGAGCAGGAATTTCTATGGCGGCTGCTCTTTATTTTGTGTTTATCGTTTTCTATACATTAAAATACGGCAAAAACTGCCCAAATAACCCTTGGGGTGATGGAGCTGATACACTAGAGTGGACACTTACCTCTCCTCCACCATTTCATACATTTGAAACACCACCGCATATTGAGGAATAA
- a CDS encoding RDD family protein has translation MILRRLFAFLIDKIIIGILLSLTIAFVKDTMIEIALFFIISGFYFPYLESSKIQASIGKKLLDLKVVHQDGTTLKGSEAFIRFVAFYVINLTGILFIISVIMMIFREDEKMLHDLVFDTQVVKS, from the coding sequence ATGATTCTCAGAAGATTATTTGCTTTCTTGATTGATAAAATTATAATTGGAATATTGCTATCATTGACTATAGCATTTGTAAAAGACACGATGATAGAAATTGCTTTATTTTTTATTATTTCAGGATTTTACTTTCCTTACCTAGAATCTTCAAAAATACAAGCCTCTATTGGGAAAAAATTACTAGATTTAAAAGTAGTTCATCAAGATGGAACTACTCTTAAAGGTAGTGAAGCATTTATTAGATTTGTCGCTTTTTATGTGATTAATTTAACTGGTATACTTTTTATAATAAGCGTTATTATGATGATATTTAGGGAAGACGAAAAAATGCTTCATGATTTAGTATTTGATACACAAGTAGTAAAGTCATAA
- a CDS encoding 5-formyltetrahydrofolate cyclo-ligase, translated as MNKQESRLHFKELLTKNIDKINSDLTKTSLLNQVSNLLKQLKVKHVGIYYPLKYEINLLELLNIHHEIKFFLPKIINNEIKYCAYNYNDELVLGSFKTLEPINNDFYEPELIIVPGLAFSKDGYRLGYGKGHFDRYINNNKDILTVGVCLKEQVIDNFPAELHDQKLNFIISI; from the coding sequence ATGAATAAACAAGAATCACGTTTGCATTTCAAGGAGCTTTTAACGAAAAATATAGATAAAATAAATTCTGATTTAACAAAAACTTCTTTACTAAATCAAGTCAGTAATTTATTAAAACAGTTAAAAGTAAAGCATGTTGGAATATATTATCCACTAAAATATGAAATAAACCTGCTTGAACTATTAAATATTCATCATGAAATAAAATTTTTTCTGCCTAAAATTATAAATAATGAAATAAAATATTGTGCTTATAATTATAATGATGAATTAGTTTTAGGGAGTTTTAAAACTTTAGAACCGATAAATAATGATTTCTATGAACCAGAATTGATAATTGTCCCAGGTCTGGCATTTAGTAAAGATGGCTACAGACTTGGTTATGGTAAAGGACATTTTGATCGATACATAAATAATAATAAAGATATATTAACTGTTGGTGTTTGTTTAAAAGAACAAGTTATAGATAACTTTCCTGCTGAATTACATGATCAGAAACTTAATTTTATTATTTCTATATGA
- a CDS encoding gamma-glutamyl-gamma-aminobutyrate hydrolase family protein has protein sequence MNRKPIIGITPDLAQNCEKYTYAAFPWYALRKNYTDAIIEAGGVPMLLPYQAETIDHLMDFIDGVILPGGDEDIHPKFYEPEYAEDVVISNEERDNFEILILKKSLEKNIPVLGICRGMQLINVVLGGTLIKHIPDYIEETKQPIIINHTQPHPKDIVSHSISIKPNTKLARMANNKLDTMVNSTHHQAIKQIGNNLIISAKAEDGIIEAIESTSHKFLIGVQWHPEYVNDNGIDLVLFKELIKASSNIL, from the coding sequence ATGAATAGAAAACCAATAATAGGAATTACTCCTGATTTAGCTCAAAATTGTGAAAAATATACTTATGCCGCCTTTCCTTGGTATGCATTACGTAAGAATTATACCGATGCAATAATCGAAGCCGGCGGCGTCCCTATGTTACTGCCATACCAAGCTGAAACAATAGATCATCTCATGGATTTTATTGATGGTGTTATATTACCTGGCGGTGATGAAGATATACACCCTAAATTTTATGAACCTGAATATGCTGAAGATGTAGTAATTTCTAATGAAGAGCGTGATAATTTTGAAATATTGATTTTAAAGAAATCGTTAGAAAAAAATATACCTGTTTTAGGAATATGCCGAGGAATGCAACTAATAAATGTTGTTTTAGGTGGCACTCTTATTAAGCATATTCCGGATTATATCGAAGAGACAAAACAGCCTATTATCATAAACCATACCCAGCCTCATCCTAAAGATATAGTCTCGCATTCAATTAGTATAAAGCCGAATACTAAGCTTGCTAGAATGGCAAATAATAAGCTGGACACAATGGTTAACTCAACTCACCATCAAGCCATTAAACAAATTGGTAATAATCTTATTATATCAGCAAAAGCAGAAGACGGGATTATAGAAGCAATAGAATCAACAAGTCATAAATTTCTTATCGGCGTACAGTGGCATCCTGAATATGTCAATGATAATGGCATAGACCTAGTTTTATTCAAAGAGCTAATAAAAGCTAGTAGTAATATATTGTAA
- a CDS encoding MerR family transcriptional regulator, whose protein sequence is MNLILIMEEYPPAIIRPQERLPYITSLETAQLGGSKEKYQKIIYNAVNRSLDIYLKAVTGKEPTDIRKSEKLMKIGELASAIGENVSTIRFWTKVGLLEVADITASNYQLYSMEAFEQGKKIQKLKKQRLTIKMSNKFKLRVD, encoded by the coding sequence ATGAATTTAATCTTAATTATGGAAGAATATCCTCCCGCAATTATAAGACCTCAAGAACGATTGCCATATATTACCTCTTTAGAAACTGCTCAACTCGGTGGTTCAAAAGAAAAATATCAGAAAATTATTTATAACGCAGTTAATCGTTCACTTGATATTTATTTAAAAGCGGTAACAGGGAAAGAGCCAACAGATATTAGAAAATCTGAAAAATTAATGAAGATCGGAGAATTAGCGAGTGCTATAGGAGAAAACGTTTCTACAATTCGTTTTTGGACTAAGGTAGGGTTGCTTGAAGTTGCTGATATTACTGCTTCAAATTATCAACTTTATTCTATGGAAGCATTTGAGCAAGGCAAGAAAATTCAAAAATTAAAAAAACAACGCTTAACTATAAAAATGTCAAATAAATTTAAATTGAGGGTTGACTAA
- the secA gene encoding preprotein translocase subunit SecA, translated as MFSILKKIFGTANDRTIKKLFSDIAKINSLEPAIQKLSDEELKNKTIEFKKKLKNGATLDDIAYEAFAVVREASRRVYGMRHFDVQLIGGLVLHRGMITEMRTGEGKTLVATLPAYLNALAEKGVHVVTVNDYLVSRDSASMGKIYNFLGLSVGCIVAGMPDEAKREAYNSDITYATNNELGFDYLRDNMKYSLQERVLRPFNFAIIDEVDSILIDEARTPLVISGPVNDNSELYGKVDKLVRMLNVSDFEKDEKLKTINLTESGISHVESLLSQANIIKPESGLYDFENLSLVHYVNQALRAHNMFTIDVDYLVRDGKVMIIDEFTGRVMEGRRYSEGLHQALEAKENVKIQNENQTLASITFQNYFRNYPKLSGMTGTAMTEAPELKDIYNLDVVAVPTHNKVTRRDLDDEIYGSKKEKYDAILKLIKDCHDRGQPVLVGTVSIEKSEEISNVLNKNKIPHKVLNAKFHEQEAFIIAQAGRFKAVTIATNMAGRGTDIMLGGNPEMLIEQIDRKSLTNAAYKEKVNEIKAQIAEEKKQVIAAGGLFVIGTERHESRRIDNQLRGRSGRQGDPGNTKFFLSLDDDLMRIFASERISGVLRTLGLKDGEAIHHPMISRSLEKAQQKVEGHNYEIRKNLLRFDDVMNDQRKIIYEQRTEIIKSKDSYDFLSSTTEELAKKIVLTFMPAGSYREDWDIENLSVELHRTFAIKLDQNLISKNDVTEEEVTKIVIQTADSIYKSKEEAYSPDLMHNAVKYILLTTLDQVWKDHLHSLDHLRQGISLRAYAQKDPLSEYKREAFNLFEHMLNNLKELFIQTVYHFHIDLKHIQKEDISLENKKLQNNMHESREDPAFSKYNAGSNLETDLRPVISRINPEDRDPKNPTSWGKVSRNELCPCGSGKKYKYCHGLNE; from the coding sequence ATGTTTTCTATATTGAAAAAAATTTTTGGTACGGCAAATGATCGTACGATAAAAAAACTATTTTCTGACATTGCAAAAATTAATTCACTTGAACCCGCAATTCAAAAATTATCAGATGAAGAATTAAAAAATAAAACTATAGAATTTAAGAAAAAACTTAAAAATGGTGCTACTTTAGATGATATAGCATATGAAGCATTTGCGGTAGTTAGAGAGGCTTCTAGAAGAGTATATGGAATGCGTCATTTTGATGTGCAGCTTATAGGTGGTTTGGTATTACATAGAGGAATGATTACCGAAATGCGTACAGGGGAGGGTAAGACCTTAGTTGCAACACTTCCAGCATATTTAAACGCTTTAGCTGAGAAAGGTGTACATGTCGTAACAGTTAATGATTATCTTGTTAGCCGTGATTCCGCTTCCATGGGCAAGATTTATAATTTTTTAGGTTTATCAGTTGGGTGTATTGTTGCTGGTATGCCAGATGAAGCTAAGCGAGAAGCTTATAATTCTGATATTACATATGCCACAAATAACGAGCTTGGCTTTGATTACCTAAGAGATAATATGAAATATAGCTTGCAGGAGCGAGTACTTCGTCCTTTTAACTTTGCTATTATCGATGAAGTAGATTCGATTTTAATAGATGAAGCAAGAACTCCATTGGTTATTTCTGGTCCAGTTAATGATAATTCAGAATTATATGGTAAAGTCGATAAGCTTGTACGCATGCTTAATGTAAGTGATTTTGAAAAAGATGAAAAATTAAAAACTATCAATTTAACGGAAAGCGGTATTAGTCATGTAGAATCGCTTTTAAGTCAAGCAAATATTATAAAGCCTGAGTCTGGTTTATATGACTTTGAAAATTTAAGCTTAGTGCATTACGTTAATCAAGCCCTTAGAGCTCACAACATGTTTACAATCGATGTAGATTATTTAGTACGTGATGGTAAGGTAATGATCATAGATGAGTTTACAGGACGTGTAATGGAAGGGCGTAGATATTCTGAAGGGCTACATCAAGCGTTAGAAGCAAAAGAAAACGTAAAAATCCAAAATGAAAACCAAACGCTTGCATCTATTACTTTCCAAAATTATTTCCGTAATTACCCTAAATTATCAGGCATGACTGGTACAGCTATGACCGAAGCACCAGAGCTAAAAGACATATATAATCTTGATGTAGTAGCAGTACCGACTCATAATAAAGTTACAAGACGTGATCTTGATGACGAAATTTATGGAAGCAAAAAAGAAAAATATGATGCTATTTTAAAGCTAATTAAAGATTGTCATGATCGTGGTCAGCCGGTGCTTGTCGGTACTGTAAGTATTGAAAAGTCGGAAGAAATTTCCAATGTTCTAAATAAAAACAAAATACCTCATAAAGTATTAAATGCTAAATTCCACGAGCAGGAAGCATTTATTATCGCCCAAGCAGGTAGATTTAAAGCAGTAACAATTGCAACTAATATGGCAGGACGAGGCACTGATATTATGCTTGGCGGTAATCCTGAAATGCTGATAGAGCAGATAGATAGAAAATCTTTAACTAATGCTGCTTATAAAGAAAAAGTAAATGAGATAAAAGCTCAAATAGCTGAAGAGAAAAAGCAAGTAATTGCAGCAGGTGGGTTATTTGTAATAGGTACAGAACGGCACGAAAGTCGTAGGATAGATAATCAGCTGCGTGGTAGATCGGGCAGACAAGGTGACCCAGGTAATACTAAATTTTTCCTATCACTTGATGATGATTTAATGCGTATTTTTGCCTCAGAACGTATTTCAGGAGTGCTTCGGACGCTTGGCTTAAAAGATGGTGAGGCGATACATCACCCAATGATTAGCCGATCACTTGAGAAAGCTCAGCAAAAAGTTGAGGGGCATAACTATGAAATACGTAAAAATTTATTACGCTTTGATGATGTAATGAATGATCAACGTAAAATAATATACGAACAAAGAACTGAAATTATTAAATCTAAAGATAGTTATGACTTCTTAAGTAGTACTACTGAGGAATTAGCTAAAAAAATAGTGCTAACTTTTATGCCAGCAGGCTCTTATAGAGAAGATTGGGATATAGAGAATTTAAGCGTAGAACTACACCGCACCTTTGCTATAAAGCTTGATCAAAATCTAATAAGCAAAAATGATGTAACAGAAGAAGAAGTTACAAAAATTGTTATTCAAACAGCGGATAGTATATATAAGTCTAAGGAGGAAGCTTATAGTCCTGACTTAATGCATAATGCTGTAAAATATATTTTATTAACTACTCTTGATCAAGTTTGGAAAGATCACTTGCATAGCTTAGATCACTTAAGACAAGGTATATCTCTTAGAGCTTATGCCCAAAAAGATCCTTTGAGCGAATATAAAAGAGAGGCATTTAACTTATTTGAGCATATGCTTAATAATTTAAAAGAACTCTTTATTCAAACAGTCTACCACTTCCATATTGACTTAAAGCATATTCAGAAAGAAGATATATCGCTTGAAAATAAAAAGCTGCAAAATAATATGCATGAAAGCCGTGAAGATCCGGCATTTAGTAAGTATAATGCAGGTAGTAACTTAGAAACTGATCTTAGACCTGTCATATCACGCATTAACCCAGAGGATAGAGACCCTAAAAATCCTACAAGCTGGGGCAAAGTATCTAGAAATGAGCTATGTCCTTGTGGCTCAGGTAAGAAATATAAATATTGCCACGGACTAAACGAGTAG
- a CDS encoding peptidylprolyl isomerase produces MKKLSIVLLSVSMLSSIAFADNSDRVVATYTGGEVRESQIMKEFKPQLNLPSGETIKNFDDFPPQDQDKLIRIYVNNILLKKEVEKSNITSSKEFQEKLENAKNQLAQKELLENYVKSNLTDKMFDEEYNKYVTSLKGKEQIKVAHILVKSEKEANDLKNKLNKGADFAKLAGESSLDKASATNGGVIGYILLNQPGQLVPEFENKAFALKVNEVSTPVKTDYGWHIIKVLEKKPVPIPTKEEAKMTIDNVLAAEILKKYISDLEAKADLKIMLPPAANNEAKK; encoded by the coding sequence ATGAAAAAACTATCAATTGTACTTTTATCCGTTAGTATGCTTTCTAGTATAGCTTTTGCAGATAACTCAGACAGAGTAGTTGCTACTTACACAGGTGGTGAAGTAAGGGAATCACAGATAATGAAAGAATTCAAACCACAACTTAATCTTCCTTCAGGTGAAACTATCAAAAATTTTGACGATTTTCCACCACAGGATCAAGATAAATTGATACGAATTTATGTTAATAATATTTTATTAAAGAAAGAAGTTGAGAAGTCAAACATCACCTCTTCTAAAGAATTCCAAGAAAAGCTTGAAAATGCAAAAAATCAATTAGCTCAAAAAGAATTATTAGAAAATTATGTAAAATCTAATCTTACTGATAAGATGTTTGATGAGGAATATAATAAATATGTAACTAGCTTAAAAGGTAAAGAACAAATAAAAGTTGCTCATATTTTAGTTAAATCTGAAAAAGAAGCTAATGATTTAAAAAATAAATTAAACAAAGGTGCAGATTTTGCTAAACTTGCAGGAGAATCTTCTCTTGATAAAGCTTCAGCTACAAATGGTGGTGTAATCGGTTACATTTTATTAAATCAACCAGGGCAGTTAGTACCTGAGTTTGAAAACAAAGCCTTTGCTTTAAAAGTAAACGAAGTTTCAACACCAGTGAAAACTGACTATGGTTGGCATATCATTAAGGTTCTTGAGAAAAAACCTGTACCTATCCCAACTAAAGAAGAAGCTAAAATGACTATCGATAATGTATTAGCAGCAGAAATACTAAAAAAATATATTAGCGATTTAGAAGCTAAAGCTGATTTAAAAATTATGTTACCTCCAGCTGCAAATAACGAAGCCAAAAAGTAA
- a CDS encoding lysozyme, with the protein MLRWVKAKGGVKLQGLVKRRQMERSLFLSEATTETVIISSA; encoded by the coding sequence CTGCTAAGGTGGGTAAAAGCTAAAGGCGGTGTGAAGCTGCAAGGCTTGGTGAAACGTCGACAAATGGAGCGGTCATTGTTTTTGAGCGAAGCAACTACAGAAACGGTTATTATTAGCTCTGCCTAA
- a CDS encoding ribonuclease inhibitor: MFKGQFQTPQEVSAAKTSHEKLIEFLEKRGLKQKADNLRNHGTMLNLHKNQIDDSGAKELAAALKANNHLTMLFLGGNKIGNTGAKFIAEALKGNNSLTELYFSNNNISNSGAKFIAEALKDNDSLTHLDLSGNNISKTILETINEYLQRNKTIAEKKAQNLNTEKEVEKKYEEQQKQILSKNNELAETVNKFFHDPTSVSLCYQIITDDFAKLVADKLKVIKTITAIDFMGSTISDQSIKIITEALKASTQLKKLDFSGCDLGNQKISVLAEVLQLKTLTHLCLNANYIGTVGINAIIEALKESTTIMRIDLEQNNMDQQSQIIIEKYLQRNKNLLEEHSNFQKLVDKLNDKIANNANIKDKSIIEDTIKYIIQKTPLLIRTIDRDQIITDIHKLLNNKFTASKFMGIKEELEELIEQQNINDDTNVLGADSMFG, translated from the coding sequence ATGTTTAAAGGACAGTTTCAAACTCCACAAGAAGTATCAGCAGCAAAAACCTCACATGAAAAGTTAATAGAATTTCTAGAAAAAAGAGGATTAAAGCAAAAAGCAGATAACTTAAGAAATCATGGTACTATGCTTAATCTTCATAAGAACCAAATAGACGATTCTGGAGCAAAAGAATTAGCTGCTGCCCTTAAAGCTAATAACCATTTAACTATGCTGTTCCTTGGAGGAAACAAAATAGGCAACACTGGAGCAAAGTTCATCGCTGAAGCACTTAAAGGTAATAACTCTTTAACTGAACTTTATTTTTCAAATAACAATATAAGCAATAGCGGGGCAAAGTTTATCGCTGAAGCACTTAAAGATAATGACTCTCTAACTCATCTTGACCTTTCAGGAAACAATATAAGTAAGACAATATTAGAAACAATTAATGAATATTTACAAAGAAATAAAACTATAGCAGAGAAAAAAGCACAGAACTTAAATACAGAAAAGGAGGTAGAAAAGAAATATGAGGAACAGCAAAAACAAATACTTTCAAAAAATAACGAACTTGCTGAAACAGTAAATAAATTTTTTCATGATCCTACCTCTGTCAGTCTTTGTTATCAAATAATAACAGATGATTTTGCTAAATTGGTTGCAGATAAATTAAAAGTTATCAAGACAATTACCGCTATCGATTTTATGGGCAGCACTATAAGTGACCAAAGTATAAAAATTATTACTGAAGCTCTAAAAGCAAGTACACAACTAAAGAAACTTGATTTTAGCGGGTGTGATTTAGGTAATCAAAAAATATCAGTATTAGCCGAAGTTTTACAACTTAAGACTCTTACGCATCTTTGCCTTAATGCGAATTATATAGGGACTGTAGGAATAAACGCAATTATTGAAGCTTTAAAAGAAAGTACTACTATTATGCGTATAGATTTAGAACAAAATAATATGGATCAACAAAGTCAAATTATAATTGAGAAATATTTACAGAGAAATAAGAATTTATTGGAAGAACATAGTAATTTTCAAAAGTTAGTAGATAAGTTAAATGATAAAATAGCTAATAATGCTAACATAAAAGATAAATCTATAATAGAAGATACTATAAAATACATAATACAAAAAACTCCTCTCCTTATTAGGACAATCGACCGAGACCAAATAATAACTGATATACACAAGCTTTTAAATAATAAGTTTACAGCGTCAAAATTTATGGGCATAAAAGAAGAGCTTGAGGAATTAATAGAACAACAAAATATAAATGATGATACTAATGTCCTTGGAGCAGATAGTATGTTTGGCTGA